The Babylonia areolata isolate BAREFJ2019XMU chromosome 22, ASM4173473v1, whole genome shotgun sequence genome contains a region encoding:
- the LOC143297031 gene encoding polypeptide N-acetylgalactosaminyltransferase 13-like isoform X1 has product MKLHQRYVILAAFAVGLVVSVNLLLTLKTRHNLFTAVQNLPAIVKKSLGSERSDLRPQPNKFVRQLTVEEFRENPAYKTGNPLIDNYGQNNPMAPGEGGTAVVLPDSMKNNVSAAIEKYRINVLASDMVPLNRLVPDSRFPGCSVKTYPEDLPSASIIIPFHDEWPSVLLRTIYSVVNRTPRRLLWEILLVDDASAMESLKGDLDDYLASQFPVGLIRVVRLIERVGLVRARMEGVRRATGDVIVIFDSHMEVNVQWLEPLLTQVKSEPKSIALGMLDYVQPDSFLYDWHKGYMTRYGFDWRLVFFETFFRPDLYGPDDATPKRGTMMVGAAFAVDRKYFLELGGYDEGMTVWGGENLELSWRVWMCGGSLVHLPCSKFGHIARMQPYSFPGGRREIEVHNYKRAVDLWMEDNHKQFVYDYFPDMKDADAGDLTERRALKEKLGCKSFSWYLETIWPELTVFDKDSVAWGAVRNLVTSICLDNHSFLFTYPEPLYAETCHGKLCTQGFSLTREGLLRSSLQCLVVKEDVAGARVQLEDCIIGPQDKWAHPKPNEHIKHERSGMCLDLCDNAPCVKPCASIVTQMWTFTHYT; this is encoded by the exons ATGAAGCTTCATCAACGTTACGTCATCCTGGCAGCCTTTGCCGTGGGGTTGGTGGTGTCAGTGAATCTGCTGCTGACCCTGAAGACCCGGCACAACCTGTTCACTGCCGTGCAGAACCTGCCCGCGATTGTGAAGAAGTCGTTGGGATCTGAACGTTCCGACCTCCGGCCACAGCCCAACAAGTTTGTGCGGCAGCTGACTGTGGAGGAGTTCAGAGAAAACCCTGCCTATAAAACAG GTAACCCCCTGATAGACAACTACGGCCAGAACAACCCCATGGCGCCGGGGGAAGGCGGGACGGCGGTGGTGCTTCCTGACAGCATGAAGAACAACGTGTCGGCCGCCATAGAGAAGTACCGCATCAACGTTCTGGCCAGCGACATGGTACCACTCAACCGTCTGGTGCCAGACTCCAGGTTCcctgg CTGCTCCGTGAAGACCTACCCGGAGGACCTGCCCTCAGCCTCCATCATCATCCCCTTCCACGACGAGTGGCCGTCCGTGCTGCTCAGGACCATCTACAGCGTCGTCAACCGCACGCCGCGGAGACTGCTGTGGGAGATCCTGCTGGTGGACGACGCCAGTGccatgg AGAGCCTGAAGGGAGACCTGGACGACTACCTGGCGTCTCAGTTCCCAGTGGGGCTGATCAGGGTCGTCAGGCTGATCGAGAGGGTGGGTCTGGTCCGAGCGCGTATGGAAGGCGTGCGGCGCGCCACCGGGGACGTGATCGTCATCTTTGACAGCCACATGGAGGTCAACGTGCAGTG GTTAGAACCATTACTGACGCAGGTCAAATCGGAACCCAAGTCCATCGCCCTGGGAATGCTAGACTACGTGCAGCCAGACTCCTTTTTGTATGATTGGCACAAGGGCTACATGACCCGCTACGGGTTTGACTGGCGCCTCGTCTTCTTTGAGACCTTCTTCCGCCCCGATCTCTACGGGCCTGACGACGCCACGCCCAAAAG AGGGACCATGATGGTGGGCGCGGCCTTCGCGGTGGACCGAAAATACTTCCTGGAGCTGGGCGGATATGACGAAGGCATGACGGTGTGGGGCGGAGAGAATCTGGAACTGTCATGGCGG GTGTGGATGTGCGGTGGTTCATTGGTTCATCTTCCGTGCTCCAAATTTGGCCACATTGCTCGCATGCAACCCTACTCCTTCCCTGGCGGACGACGCGAAATTGAAGTACACAACTACAAGCGAGCAGTGGATCTTTGGATGGAAGACAACCACAAACAGTTCGTTTACGACTACTTTCCAGATATGAAG GATGCAGACGCGGGGGACCTGACGGAGAGGCGGGCACTGAAGGAGAAGCTGGGCTGCAAGTCGTTCTCCTGGTACCTGGAGACCATCTGGCCCGAGCTGACCGTCTTTGACAAGGACTCAGTGGCCTGGGGCGCG gTCCGGAATTTGGTGACCAGCATCTGTCTGGACAACCACAGTTTCCTCTTCACCTACCCCGAGCCGCTGTATGCAGAAACATGTCATGGCAAACTGTGCACACAG GGCTTCAGCCTGACACGGGAGGGTCTCCTGAGGTCCAGCCTGCAGTGTCTGGTGGTCAAGGAGGACGTGGCCGGTGCCAGAGTGCAGCTAGAGGACTGCATCATTGGCCCCCAGGACAAGTGGGCTCACCCAAAG CCGAACGAGCACATCAAACACGAACGAAGCGGAATGTGTTTAGACCTGTGTGACAATGCACCCTGTGTTAAACCATGTGCCTCCATCGTCACACAAATGTGGACGTTTACGCACTACACGTGA
- the LOC143297031 gene encoding polypeptide N-acetylgalactosaminyltransferase 13-like isoform X2, whose protein sequence is MKLHQRYVILAAFAVGLVVSVNLLLTLKTRHNLFTAVQNLPAIVKKSLGSERSDLRPQPNKFVRQLTVEEFRENPAYKTGNPLIDNYGQNNPMAPGEGGTAVVLPDSMKNNVSAAIEKYRINVLASDMVPLNRLVPDSRFPGCSVKTYPEDLPSASIIIPFHDEWPSVLLRTIYSVVNRTPRRLLWEILLVDDASAMESLKGDLDDYLASQFPVGLIRVVRLIERVGLVRARMEGVRRATGDVIVIFDSHMEVNVQWLEPLLAQIQSDRKSMALGILDYINANTLAYTWKDYILRYGFDWRLLFFETYFRRDQYGADDSTPKRGTMMVGAAFAVDRKYFLELGGYDEGMTVWGGENLELSWRVWMCGGSLVHLPCSKFGHIARMQPYSFPGGRREIEVHNYKRAVDLWMEDNHKQFVYDYFPDMKDADAGDLTERRALKEKLGCKSFSWYLETIWPELTVFDKDSVAWGAVRNLVTSICLDNHSFLFTYPEPLYAETCHGKLCTQGFSLTREGLLRSSLQCLVVKEDVAGARVQLEDCIIGPQDKWAHPKPNEHIKHERSGMCLDLCDNAPCVKPCASIVTQMWTFTHYT, encoded by the exons ATGAAGCTTCATCAACGTTACGTCATCCTGGCAGCCTTTGCCGTGGGGTTGGTGGTGTCAGTGAATCTGCTGCTGACCCTGAAGACCCGGCACAACCTGTTCACTGCCGTGCAGAACCTGCCCGCGATTGTGAAGAAGTCGTTGGGATCTGAACGTTCCGACCTCCGGCCACAGCCCAACAAGTTTGTGCGGCAGCTGACTGTGGAGGAGTTCAGAGAAAACCCTGCCTATAAAACAG GTAACCCCCTGATAGACAACTACGGCCAGAACAACCCCATGGCGCCGGGGGAAGGCGGGACGGCGGTGGTGCTTCCTGACAGCATGAAGAACAACGTGTCGGCCGCCATAGAGAAGTACCGCATCAACGTTCTGGCCAGCGACATGGTACCACTCAACCGTCTGGTGCCAGACTCCAGGTTCcctgg CTGCTCCGTGAAGACCTACCCGGAGGACCTGCCCTCAGCCTCCATCATCATCCCCTTCCACGACGAGTGGCCGTCCGTGCTGCTCAGGACCATCTACAGCGTCGTCAACCGCACGCCGCGGAGACTGCTGTGGGAGATCCTGCTGGTGGACGACGCCAGTGccatgg AGAGCCTGAAGGGAGACCTGGACGACTACCTGGCGTCTCAGTTCCCAGTGGGGCTGATCAGGGTCGTCAGGCTGATCGAGAGGGTGGGTCTGGTCCGAGCGCGTATGGAAGGCGTGCGGCGCGCCACCGGGGACGTGATCGTCATCTTTGACAGCCACATGGAGGTCAACGTGCAGTG GCTTGAACCCTTACTGGCGCAAATCCAATCTGACCGGAAGTCGATGGCGCTAGGCATTCTGGACTACATCAACGCAAACACACTGGCCTACACTTGGAAAGATTATATCTTACGCTATGGCTTCGACTGGCGACTGCTTTTCTTTGAAACCTACTTCCGTCGCGATCAGTACGGAGCTGACGACAGCACCCCGAAGAG AGGGACCATGATGGTGGGCGCGGCCTTCGCGGTGGACCGAAAATACTTCCTGGAGCTGGGCGGATATGACGAAGGCATGACGGTGTGGGGCGGAGAGAATCTGGAACTGTCATGGCGG GTGTGGATGTGCGGTGGTTCATTGGTTCATCTTCCGTGCTCCAAATTTGGCCACATTGCTCGCATGCAACCCTACTCCTTCCCTGGCGGACGACGCGAAATTGAAGTACACAACTACAAGCGAGCAGTGGATCTTTGGATGGAAGACAACCACAAACAGTTCGTTTACGACTACTTTCCAGATATGAAG GATGCAGACGCGGGGGACCTGACGGAGAGGCGGGCACTGAAGGAGAAGCTGGGCTGCAAGTCGTTCTCCTGGTACCTGGAGACCATCTGGCCCGAGCTGACCGTCTTTGACAAGGACTCAGTGGCCTGGGGCGCG gTCCGGAATTTGGTGACCAGCATCTGTCTGGACAACCACAGTTTCCTCTTCACCTACCCCGAGCCGCTGTATGCAGAAACATGTCATGGCAAACTGTGCACACAG GGCTTCAGCCTGACACGGGAGGGTCTCCTGAGGTCCAGCCTGCAGTGTCTGGTGGTCAAGGAGGACGTGGCCGGTGCCAGAGTGCAGCTAGAGGACTGCATCATTGGCCCCCAGGACAAGTGGGCTCACCCAAAG CCGAACGAGCACATCAAACACGAACGAAGCGGAATGTGTTTAGACCTGTGTGACAATGCACCCTGTGTTAAACCATGTGCCTCCATCGTCACACAAATGTGGACGTTTACGCACTACACGTGA